The Actinomycetota bacterium region GTTCCCGTCGTCATCGAAGTAGCCGAACGACCCCCAGAAGCAGACGGCCGCGTCGAAGGCGTCCGTCCACGGGAGGTCTCGCATGTCGCGTCTCTCCCAGGTGACCTCGGACGGATGCGCCCTCGCCAGGGAGAGGAATCGCTCGGACCGGTCCACCCCGGTCACGCGGTGTCCGCGGGTGGCGAGCTCGACCGAGTGTCGCCCCGTCCCGCACGGGACATCCAGGACGTCGGCGGGGGCGTCCAGCTCGCACAGCCTCTCGATCGCGTCGACCTGGCTCCGCGTCTGCTCGGGCGTCCACATCTGGGGCTGCACGTCGCGCCAGGCCCCGTCGAAGAACGACTCGTACCAGTCCATCCGGTCAGGGTAGATCGCGGCGCCGGGGAGCGGCGTTCTGGCACGATGTCGGCATGCCACGGACCGAGGCGCTGCGCGACGCGCTCGCTCGCATGCGCCCACGCCACCTCGAGGACCTGAGGCGCCTCATCTCGGTCCCGAGCGTCTCGGCCCAGGGGACCGGCATCGACGAAGCGGTCGAGGTGGTGGTGGACCTGCTGCGGGAGCGAGGTCTCACGGCGGAGGTTCACCCCACGCCCGGGTTCCCGATCGTCACGGCGCACGGGGGAGCCGCCGACGCGCCGACGCTGCTGTTCTACGAGCACTACGACGTCCAGCCGCCCGAGCCCATCGACGCCTGGACGTCCCCGCCCTTCGAGCTCACGGAGCGCGACGGCAAGCTCTTCGGCCGCGGGGTGGCCGATACGAAGGGGCACCTGGTCTGCCGGCTCGCCGCGATCGACGCCGCCCGGGAGATCCATGGCGACGACCGGATCGGGTACAGGTTCGTGGTCGAGGGCGAGGAGGAGATCGGGAGCCCCAACCTCGACGCCTTCATCGAGGCGAACGCGGACCGGCTGCGGGCCGACGGGTGCATCTGGGAGTTCGGCGGCGTCGACCACGACGGGAGCCCGGTGATCTCTCTCGGTCTGAAGGGCATCGTATCCCTGGAGCTGCACGCCACCGGCCCCTCGTACGACGCGCACTCGTCGCTCGGGGCCGTGATCGACAACCCGCTCTACCGGATCAGCGCGGCGATCGCCTCCCTGCGCGACCAGACCGGGCGCGTCACCGTGGACGGCTTCTACGACGACGTGGTCCCGTTGACCGACCTCGAGCGCGCCGTGCTCGAGCGGTCCCCGGACCAGGCAGCCCTCATCAGCTCCATGTACGGCGTAGACGGGCTGCTGGGGTCCACGTCGGGCCCCGACCTCGTCCGTCGGCTGGAGGCTGCACCGTGCCTCAACGTGAACGGCATCTGGGGCGGGTACACGGGGAGG contains the following coding sequences:
- a CDS encoding M20/M25/M40 family metallo-hydrolase, whose amino-acid sequence is MPRTEALRDALARMRPRHLEDLRRLISVPSVSAQGTGIDEAVEVVVDLLRERGLTAEVHPTPGFPIVTAHGGAADAPTLLFYEHYDVQPPEPIDAWTSPPFELTERDGKLFGRGVADTKGHLVCRLAAIDAAREIHGDDRIGYRFVVEGEEEIGSPNLDAFIEANADRLRADGCIWEFGGVDHDGSPVISLGLKGIVSLELHATGPSYDAHSSLGAVIDNPLYRISAAIASLRDQTGRVTVDGFYDDVVPLTDLERAVLERSPDQAALISSMYGVDGLLGSTSGPDLVRRLEAAPCLNVNGIWGGYTGR